One part of the Torulaspora delbrueckii CBS 1146 chromosome 8, complete genome genome encodes these proteins:
- the AIM21 gene encoding Aim21p (similar to Saccharomyces cerevisiae YIR003W; ancestral locus Anc_7.156), with protein MSSEDIPRIPKRPQRVHRPNDVNEPIQTRSLSSSSVDKTSLSDSGPESPQIPVNRPQRLKTKSPTPVGESDSSPDVEVPPVPSTRPNRAITDEESNKSDSIDDESPRPPVNRPQRVRTTSPMPSAAIAGHLSKANTADAIGGLGAPSMPLNRPVKRTTTESLDRLVQNTSVQLKEMEQLISKHNERAAELGDVDAQRDGSSKEGLLAEEDKDERESIKEVSGEHRLNTQEDEQVEKQHKDQPAQAVSNGIESSEADSVHGRGPPEEVSEKQESLEGPVLNPLSNEDDKILISANESEPVNEQMKEQSETPSDTVKSSPDSAPNMPRRPIRTGPSMLPANDLPKSDTQTPEPQLKTDDSSGSETSITKKRAPPVPKKPSSRIAAFQEMLQKKQLEQLQGPKPQHTLKQEVAESQRSKHGDEKAQFRQNLNALFTIPGAPAPAGVATTPSEIPTGESTNEDKKEKTLPDVRQKRARGPRGRKLPSKVATVEKVRNESTGNNIELFHSWTTIPRTRKEDEEDTIVKEEAVQLPSAGQDSSANDGIEERRSSVVQSPSGQKTETPEHSINQTEASLSELAEELESEHSGSIPATNEKEGEMEEVGPEAIESPQDSISKQISKDEIPPEFRTSKEISEDWITGDIDLTEK; from the coding sequence GAGGATATACCAAGGATTCCAAAAAGACCTCAGAGGGTACACAGGCCTAATGATGTCAACGAGCCTATTCAAACAAGATCTTTGTCGTCTTCTAGTGTGGATAAAACTTCGCTCAGTGATAGTGGTCCTGAATCACCACAGATACCAGTCAATCGGCCCCAAAGGTTGAAGACCAAGTCACCTACGCCAGTAGGGGAAAGTGATTCGAGTCCTGATGTTGAAGTTCCACCAGTTCCTTCTACTCGTCCCAATCGAGCAATAACAGATGAAGAGTCGAACAAAAGTGATTCAATAGATGATGAATCGCCACGCCCTCCAGTTAATCGTCCTCAGAGGGTACGCACGACATCTCCAATGCCATCTGCTGCAATCGCAGGGCATTTATCAAAGGCAAACACGGCAGATGCGATTGGAGGTCTGGGAGCACCTAGTATGCCGTTGAACAGACCTGTAAAGCGTACAACTACTGAGAGTCTCGACCGTTTGGTACAAAATACTAGTGTTCAGCTCAAGGAAATGGAACAATTGATCTCCAAACATAATGAACGGGCGGCAGAGCTAGGTGATGTTGATGCGCAAAGAGATGGTTCTTCGAAGGAAGGGCTACTTGCggaagaagacaaagatgAACGTGAGTCGATTAAGGAAGTAAGTGGCGAACACCGGTTGAATACACAAGAGGATGAACAGGTAGAGAAGCAGCATAAGGACCAGCCCGCTCAAGCCGTCTCAAATGGCATTGAATCCAGTGAAGCTGATTCTGTACACGGAAGAGGGCCACCTGAAGAAGTCAGTGAGAAGCAAGAGTCTTTGGAGGGACCTGTATTGAATCCATTGTCCAACGAAGATGACAAGATTTTAATTTCTGCAAATGAAAGTGAACCTGTTAATGAACAAATGAAGGAGCAATCGGAGACCCCATCAGATACTGTCAAATCTTCACCTGATAGCGCACCAAATATGCCTAGACGCCCCATCAGGACAGGTCCCTCTATGTTACCGGCCAACGATTTGCCCAAGAGTGATACTCAAACTCCAGAGCCCCAATTAAAGACTGATGATTCCAGTGGCTCGGAAACCTCAATCACCAAGAAGCGTGCACCACCTGTGCCTAAGAAACCGTCATCTCGAATTGCAGCATTCCAGGAGATGTTACAAAAGAAACAGCTAGAACAACTACAAGGCCCAAAGCCCCAACATACCTTAAAACAAGAAGTTGCTGAGTCACAACGATCTAAACATGGCGATGAGAAAGCACAATTCCGGCAGAACCTGAATGCGTTGTTTACGATTCCAGGAGCACCAGCTCCAGCTGGCGTGGCAACGACACCAAGTGAAATCCCAACTGGTGAGTCGACTAATgaagacaagaaagagaaaacaTTACCTGATGTTCGTCAAAAAAGGGCTAGAGGTCCTCGCGGACGTAAACTACCTTCAAAAGTCGCCACAGTTGAGAAAGTCCGTAATGAATCTACTGGCAATAACATCGAATTGTTCCATTCGTGGACTACAATTCCTCGCACTCGaaaagaggatgaagaagatacaATCgtgaaggaagaagcagtTCAGCTACCGAGTGCGGGGCAAGATAGTTCGGCTAACGATGGCATTGAGGAAAGACGTTCCTCCGTTGTGCAATCGCCAAGTGGTCAAAAGACCGAAACTCCAGAGCACTCAATCAACCAGACTGAGGCATCGCTCAGTGAACTAGCAGAGGAGCTTGAGTCAGAGCATTCAGGAAGTATCCCTGCGACAAATGAAAAGGAGGGTGAAATGGAGGAAGTTGGTCCTGAGGCCATCGAAAGTCCACAAGACTCCATCTCTAAGCAGATATCCAAGGATGAGATTCCACCAGAGTTTCGCACCTCAAAGGAAATAAGTGAGGATTGGATAACGGGCGACATCGATTTAACTGAGAAATAG
- the DJP1 gene encoding Djp1p (similar to Saccharomyces cerevisiae DJP1 (YIR004W); ancestral locus Anc_7.157), giving the protein MVVDTEYYELLGIETTATAVEIKKAYRKKSIEEHPDKNPNDPGATERFQAISEAYQVLSDSDLRANYDKFGKEKAIPKGGFEDAAEQFSVIFGGEAFEPYIGELTLLKNLQRQEELQAQDDAEKEKEKEKEEVEKKNRAVKTQTDDAIKEGMGSLKIHDGREHTEGPSKKTKLEEFEEQLKLEKEKNAEVLAAKLIERLSILTESVYDEACKESFAKKFEEEANLLKMESFGLDILHTIGDVYCERARIFLASNTVFGLGGMFHSMKAKGGVFMDTLRTVSAAIDAQSTMKELEKMKGASESDSPILDKDGKEVTKPTPEELAVQEQLLMGKVLSAAWYGSKYEIMSTLRTVCDNVIFDKSIDKTTRYKRGESLLLLGKVFQKAYRNKAEQEEAQVFEQLVAEATKKKRHT; this is encoded by the coding sequence ATGGTGGTAGATACAGAGTATTACGAGCTTCTAGGCATAGAAACTACGGCCACTGCAGTAGAAATTAAGAAGGCATACAGGAAGAAATCGATCGAAGAGCATCCTGATaagaatccaaatgatcCAGGCGCTACCGAGAGGTTCCAAGCAATTTCGGAAGCTTATCAAGTATTAAGCGATAGCGATTTACGTGCGAATTATGATAAGTTTGGCAAGGAGAAGGCTATTCCTAAGGGTGGTTTCGAAGACGCTGCTGAACAATTTTCCGTAATCTTTGGAGGGGAAGCTTTCGAACCTTACATTGGAGAACTTactctgttgaagaatttgcaGCGACAGGAAGAATTACAGGCCCAAGATGATGCcgagaaggagaaggagaaggagaaagaggaagttgagaagaagaacagggCTGTCAAAACTCAGACGGATGATGCAATCAAAGAGGGAATGGGTAGCTTAAAGATTCATGACGGAAGAGAACATACGGAAGGACCATCTAAGAAGACCAAATtagaagaatttgaagagcaaCTCAAGTTAGAAAAGGAGAAAAATGCAGAAGTTCTTGCCGcaaaattgattgaaaGACTCTCTATTCTTACTGAGAGTGTTTATGACGAGGCGTGTAAAGAGTCATTTGCCAAAAAatttgaggaagaagctaatCTCCTGAAGATGGAGTCGTTTGGGTTGGATATCTTGCACACTATCGGTGACGTCTATTGCGAAAGAGCTAGAATTTTTCTCGCGTCCAACACAGTCTTTGGACTTGGTGGCATGTTTCATTCCATGAAGGCTAAAGGTGGTGTATTTATGGATACCCTGAGGACCGTGTCGGCGGCTATCGATGCACAAAGCACAATGAAAGAGCTAGAGAAAATGAAAGGAGCCAGTGAATCAGattctccaattcttgataaGGACGGAAAAGAGGTTACCAAGCCCACTCCTGAAGAATTGGCAGTTCAAGAACAGCTGCTCATGGGGAAAGTATTATCTGCTGCATGGTACGGCTCAAAATATGAGATCATGTCTACGTTGAGAACTGTTTGTGATAATGTCATTTTTGACAAGTCAATTGATAAAACCACGAGATATAAGAGGGGAGAGTCGCTACTACTATTGGGTAAAGTATTTCAAAAGGCATATAGAAATAAGGcggaacaagaagaagcacAAGTCTTCGAACAACTCGTCGCTGAGGCAACTAAGAAAAAGCGCCATACATGA